One Brassica napus cultivar Da-Ae chromosome A5, Da-Ae, whole genome shotgun sequence DNA window includes the following coding sequences:
- the LOC106451764 gene encoding FCS-Like Zinc finger 8, which produces MLKKRSRSKQASLMADTNQKQSKPTPFPRLFTAFSSFKSFTENDAVASPTSILDTKPFTVLKNPFGSDYPKPHEPETRLKLEPKRIGLAIVDSLVQEENQEPGFSRPRSGTILFGSQLRIRVPDPPRSSSDFGIKTKNHPVSPPPEEMKKTVSGSGLASPRIFTGYFSTSDMELSEDYTCVTCHGPNPRTIHIFDNCIVESQPGVVFFRSSDPLNESDCLPSDSFLSTCCNCKKNLGPRDDIFMYRGDRAFCSSECRSLEMMSEENDI; this is translated from the exons ATGCTGAAGAAGAGATCAAGAAGCAAGCAAGCTTCGTTGATGGCGGATACCAACCAGAAACAGAGTAAACCAACGCCGTTTCCACGGCTCTTCACAGCTTTCAGCAGCTTTAAAAGCTTCACTGAAAACGACGCCGTGGCGAGTCCCACCTCCATCCTCGACACAAAACCTTTCACCGTTTTGAAAAACCCTTTTGGATCCGATTACCCGAAACCCCACGAACCCGAGACCCGGCTCAAGCTCGAACCCAAAAGAATCGGACTCGCTATTGTCGATTCTCTCGTCCAAGAAGAAAACCAAGAACCCGGGTTCTCCCGACCAAGATCCGGGACAATTCTATTCGGGTCTCAGCTCCGGATCCGGGTCCCGGACCCTCCACGTTCTTCTTCGGATTTTGGGATCAAAACGAAAAATCATCCGGTCTCCCCTCCGCCGGAAGAGATGAAGAAAACGGTTTCCGGGTCGGGTCTTGCGTCGCCCCGTATCTTCACCGGCTATTTCTCGACCAGCGATATGGAACTATCGGAAGACTACACGTGCGTTACGTGTCACGGGCCTAACCCGAGAACGATCCACATATTCGATAACTGTATCGTTGAGAGCCAACCCGGTGTCGTTTTCTTCAGGAGCTCCGACCCGCTTAACGAATCGGATTGTTTACCATCCGACAGCTTTCTCAGTACCTGTTGTAACTGTAAGAAGAATCTTGGACCTCGTGATGACATTTTCATGTACAG GGGAGATAGAGCCTTCTGTAGCAGCGAATGCAGGTCACTGGAGATGATGTCGGAGGAAAATGACATTTAA